From Mytilus edulis chromosome 8, xbMytEdul2.2, whole genome shotgun sequence, one genomic window encodes:
- the LOC139485783 gene encoding solute carrier family 49 member 4-like, translated as MENGHITISDQETNVKLKAYKRRWYVLLLFSLFAFTQGGLWNTWGPIADSSEDAFSLKDADIALFANWGPISYIVGAFASAWMVDKKGLRFSCLLCSFLIVIGTGIRCITSEIKYVKWTINIGQSLNGLAGPIAMGGPPLVSATWFPLHERTTATSLGFCMNLIGIAVSFLLGPYIVSNTSFKETANRNYTDNTTESMNITMRNSDIIDENRETEQGQIMLLMYIECGWAVFLFLLMLLYFPAKPTLPPSKTAGIKRIAFKTGIKAIFRSKPFWLISLIYSISLGVFNVWQGVLDVNLKAHGFSQEEAGWLGFSSIIAGCISSVIISRFADIFNKHLRMFLICIYIGSFIGFLWFTLLVNDILPNSTVSLYVAIILGTICLQAASPLYFEMACEVCYPVSEGLTNVLLTTMCNVGSFIFLLLQMIPSIGTDWENWCLLSVICVCIPLMFMFKDSYNRSIIDEKTEESIIAERKKY; from the exons ATGGAAAATGGACATATAACAATTTCCGATCAAGAGACGAACGTCAAGCTTAAAGCGTACAAAAGACGATGGTACGTGTTGCTTTTGTTTTCGTTGTTTGCCTTTACACAAGGTGGTTTGTGGAATACATGGGGTCCCATTGCAGACTCGAGTGAAGATGCATTTTCACTTAAAGATGCCGATATTGCACTTTTTGCAAACTGGGGACCGATTTCGTACATCGTCGGTGCTTTTGCGTCGGCCTGGATGGTGGACAAGAAAG GTCTACGATTTAGCTGTCTGCTTTGTTCATTTTTGATTGTTATAGGAACTGGAATACGATGTATTACAAGTGAAATTAAATATGTCAAATG gaCCATAAACATAGGTCAATCTTTAAATGGACTAGCTGGGCCGATTGCTATGGGTGGACCACCTCTTGTTTCTGCAACCTGGTTTCCACTGCACGAGAGGACTACGGCTACCAGTCTCGGATTCTGCATGAACCTTATAGGAATTGCAGTATCATTCTTGTTAG GTCCATATATTGTTTCAAACACGTCGTTTAAGGAGACAGCAAACAG GAATTACACAGATAATACGACAGAATCAATGAATATAACCATGCGTAATTCTGATATAATAGATGAAAACAGAGAGACGGAACAAGGACAAATAATGCTCTTGATGTACATTG AATGTGGTTGggctgtgtttttatttttgctgaTGTTATTATATTTTCCTGCAAAACCGACATTACCCCCATCTAAGACTGCTGGTATAAAACGAATTGCCTTCAAAACCGGCATAAAAGCCATTTTTAG atcaAAACCGTTTTGGTTGATATCGTTGATCTATAGTATCTCTTTAGGCGTGTTCAATGTTTGGCAAGGCGTCCTTGATGTCAACTTAAAAGCACACGGGTTCAGTCAG GAAGAAGCTGGGTGGTTGGGATTTTCATCTATAATAGCTGGATGTATCTCCAGTGTTATAATATCGAG aTTCGCTGATATTTTCAACAAACACTTGCGCATGTTCCTCATCTGTATTTATATTGGAAGTTTTATCGGATTTTTATGGTTCACACTTCTAGTCAACGACATCCTTCCGAATTCGACag TATCCCTGTATGTTGCAATAATTCTCGGAACAATATGCTTACAAGCAGCGTCACCATTATATTTTGAAATGGCCTGTGAAGTGTGTTATCCAGTGTCAGAAGGTCTAACTAACGTGCTTCTAACAACCATGTGTAATGTTGGTAGTTTTATATTTTTGCTATTGCAGATGATTCCAAGTATAG GAACAGATTGGGAGAATTGGTGCCTATTAAGTGTAATATGTGTCTGCATCCCATTAATGTTTATGTTCAAGGACAGCTACAATCGATCAATTATTGACGAAAAAACAGAAGAAAGCATAATTGCAGAGAGAAAGAAATATtag